Proteins encoded in a region of the Triticum dicoccoides isolate Atlit2015 ecotype Zavitan chromosome 3A, WEW_v2.0, whole genome shotgun sequence genome:
- the LOC119273690 gene encoding 4-hydroxyphenylacetaldehyde oxime monooxygenase-like has translation MAISPSSELLSQPQQWPLLLLLALVSLVLLTRRLSNKGLKLPPGPARAPIPGNLHQLGVLPHRSLRDLARKHGPVMQLQLGTVRTVVVSSAEAAREVMKTHDEDCCTRPVSPGMKWLSYGLKNVGFAPYGAYWHAMRKFFVIELFGVRHVEAAWHARQHQVDKLMNTLSGLAGEPVALKEHILSLADGIIGMLGFGDMYNSDKFPHHKNLEHVLEEAIHVRSSFSAEDYFPNIVGRLVDQITGLASRRERVFKLLDTFFEVIIEQHLDPQRAKPHNGDLVDRLIDLWKDTSGNLNITRDHVKGNIFGTFIGGSDTTTATILWAMAELTRNPRLLERVQDEIRAVVGGNDRVRPDDLSKLVFLKMVVKETLRLHPPATMLLPREAMRDIRIGGYDVLAKTRIYVNVWAICRDPASWPEDPEDFKPERLETSEIDFKGGHFELTPFGAGRRICPALSMSTATVEFTLANLLSRLDWALPEGIVISMQEEGKLIPLLQTPLLLVPTPYQHI, from the exons ATGGCCATCTCACCCAGCTCGGAGCTCCTCTCCCAGCCCCAACAATGGCCGCTCCTCCTCCTTCTGGCACTCGTCTCCCTCGTGCTCTTAACGAGGAGACTGAGCAACAAAGGGCTCAAGCTACCGCCAGGCCCAGCCCGGGCTCCAATCCCGGGGAACCTGCACCAGCTAGGCGTGCTGCCGCACCGGAGCTTACGGGATCTTGCGCGGAAGCACGGGCCGGTGATGCAGCTGCAGCTCGGCACCGTGCGGACGGTGGTGGTGTCGTCGGCTGAGGCGGCGCGCGAGGTGATGAAGACGCACGACGAGGACTGCTGCACCCGACCCGTGTCCCCCGGGATGAAGTGGTTGTCCTACGGCCTCAAGAACGTCGGGTTCGCGCCATACGGCGCCTACTGGCACGCCATGCGCAAGTTCTTCGTGATCGAGCTCTTCGGCGTGCGCCATGTCGAGGCAGCATGGCATGCCCGCCAGCATCAG GTGGACAAACTAATGAACACCTTGAGCGGcttggccggagagccggtagcgcTCAAGGAGCACATCTTAAGCCTGGCCGATGGCATCATCGGCATGCTTGGATTTGGCGACATGTACAACAGTGACAAGTTCCCACACCACAAGAACTTGGAGCACGTGCTTGAGGAGGCCATACACGTGCGGTCCAGCTTTTCCGCGGAGGACTATTTCCCCAACATCGTCGGCCGCCTAGTCGACCAAATCACTGGCCTCGCATCTCGTCGTGAGCGGGTCTTCAAGCTGCTTGATACATTCTTCGAGGTCATCATTGAGCAGCATCTTGACCCTCAACGTGCCAAGCCACACAACGGTGACCTCGTTGACCGTCTCATCGATCTATGGAAGGACACCAGTGGCAACCTCAACATCACAAGAGACCATGTCAAGGGCAACATATTT ggcACGTTCATTGGTGGCTCGGACACGACCACGGCGACGATTCTATGGGCGATGGCAGAGCTGACCCGGAATCCACGACTACTGGAGAGGGTGCAAGACGAGATCAGGGCCGTGGTGGGAGGCAATGACAGGGTGCGACCAGACGATCTATCCAAGCTGGTcttcctcaagatggtggtgaaggaGACCCTACGGCTGCACCCACCAGCGACGATGCTACTGCCGAGGGAGGCCATGCGGGACATCCGAATTGGGGGCTATGACGTATTGGCCAAGACGCGAATCTATGTGAACGTGTGGGCCATTTGTAGGGACCCGGCAAGCTGGCCAGAAGACCCGGAGGATTTCAAACCAGAGAGGCTTGAGACGAGCGAGATAGACTTCAAGGGAGGGCATTTTGAGCTAACTCCATTCGGCGCAGGGCGGCGGATATGCCCTGCACTGTCTATGAGCACGGCCACCGTGGAGTTCACTCTGGCCAACCTGCTATCCCGCTTGGATTGGGCGCTCCCCGAGGGGATCGTGATTAGCATGCAGGAGGAAGGCAAGCTTATCCCCCTCCTACAGACACCGCTCTTGCTGGTGCCCACCCCATACCAGCACATCTGA
- the LOC119273689 gene encoding wall-associated receptor kinase 3-like isoform X2 — MCYGDCTNSDGSHDCRCPLGTHGDPTMPDGCFINFVPGNCSTSCGDINVPYPFGIGSAGCYWPGFDLTCDTSQRPAKLLLVLLEYPIHVTEISLQNNTVRLSSYFIMHIDPSHSTTFILRNFSGTPYSLSTGNEFILWGCNLQATLTGGGLEDFISGCASFCPSNVSDTNVETALRRRGRYCNGMGCCQANIPMSSNDIPTSFKLKELNKNDDQELTSQPVYVLIAEEGWFDQQQLSKEIAGQEKSEIPKVQVPLVLQWEVIEGLPRSADMKVHPGCPSEVAGKLCKSKNSDCKRGSRGYLCQCMDGYDKPGSNPYLADGCKGGRRPLSIGIYLGIGVAVGASIILFVLAGSFIHKKFKHRKAQMLRQKFFEKNQGQLLQQLVSQRADIAERMIINLDELEKATNKFDKARELGGGGHGTVYKGILSDLHVVAIKKPKAAIQKEIDEFINEVAILSQINHRNVVKFYGCCLETEVPILVYEFISNGTLYDHLHVDEPRSLSWNDRLRIATETARSLAHLHSTASVPIIHRDIKSINILLDDTLTAKVADFGASRYVPVDRSGITTRVQGTRGYLDPMYFYTGRLTEKSDVYSFGVLLLELLTRKKPFSYISSEDEGLVSHFSTLFTQGNLPAILDPQVMEEGGSEMEEVAAIAVMCITLRGEDRPSMKQVEIKLEGTQASRGHKGDNVRNCPWTADGGRSEVLSRQYSMEEEFASSSRYPR, encoded by the exons ATGTGCTATGGTGATTGTACCAATTCGGATGGATCACATGACTGCCGGTGTCCGCTAGGAACCCATGGCGACCCTACCATGCCCGATGGCTGCTTCATCAATTTCGTCCCAG GTAACTGCAGCACATCCTGCGGTGACATAAACGTGCCGTACCCCTTCGGAATTGGCTCTGCCGGTTGCTACTGGCCAGGGTTCGACCTCACTTGTGATACGAGCCAACGACCAGCAAAGCTACTCCTCGTCCTCCTTGAGTACCCCATCCACGTCACGGAGATCTCCCTCCAGAACAACACGGTGCGCCTCAGCTCCTACTTCATCATGCATATTGACCCCAGCCACTCAACTACTTTTATTTTGCGCAATTTCTCGGGGACGCCCTACTCACTATCGACCGGCAATGAGTTCATCCTGTGGGGCTGCAACCTTCAGGCAACGCTGACTGGCGGTGGCCTTGAGGATTTCATCAGTGGTTGTGCCTCCTTCTGCCCCTCCAATGTAAGTGACACCAATGTCGAGACGGCACTGCGGCGTAGAGGAAGATACTGCAATGGGATGGGCTGCTGTCAGGCGAATATCCCCATGTCTTCCAACGACATTCCCACATCGTTCAAACTTAAAGAGCTCAACAAGAACGATGACCAGGAGTTGACGTCGCAGCCCGTATACGTGCTAATCGCAGAGGAGGGGTGGTTCGATCAGCAACAGCTGTCCAAGGAGATAGCAGGGCAGGAGAAATCCGAAATACCCAAGGTGCAGGTTCCCCTAGTTCTGCAGTGGGAGGTCATCGAGGGCTTACCCCGATCAGCGGACATGAAGGTGCATCCAGGCTGTCCATCGGAGGTCGCCGGCAAGCTCTGCAAGAGCAAGAACAGCGATTGCAAACGAGGGAGCAGAGGCTATTTATGCCAGTGCATGGATGGCTACGACAAACCCGGCAGCAACCCCTACCTCGCCGATGGATGCAAAG GTGGCCGCAGGCCCTTATCAATAG GTATATACCTCGGCATAGGAGTTGCTGTTGGGGCAAGCATCATACTATTTGTTCTTGCTGGATCCTTCATTCATAAGAAATTCAAACATCGGAAAGCGCAGATGTTGAGACAGAAGTTCTTTGAAAAAAATCAAGGACAATTGTTGCAACAATTGGTATCACAAAGAGCTGATATTGCAGAAAGAATGATTATAAACTTAGACGAGCTTGAGAAGGCAACAAATAAATTTGATAAAGCTCGTGAGCTTGGTGGTGGGGGGCATGGTACAGTCTACAAAGGGATCCTATCCGATCTCCATGTTGTAGCCATCAAGAAACCAAAGGCAGCGATTCAAAAGGAGATTGATGAATTCATTAATGAGGTTGCTATCCTATCACAGATCAACCATAGAAACGTTGTAAAATTCTATGGTTGTTGCCTTGAAACAGAGGTCCCCATATTGGTCTACGAGTTTATATCCAATGGTACCCTTTATGATCATCTTCATGTTGATGAACCAAGATCATTGTCATGGAATGATAGGCTACGGATAGCAACTGAGACTGCCAGATCTTTAGCTCATCTTCACTCAACAGCTTCAGTACCCATCATTCATAGAGATATCAAGTCTATTAACATACTTTTGGATGATACTCTAACAGCAAAAGTCGCAGACTTTGGAGCTTCAAGATATGTTCCGGTGGATAGATCagggatcacaacaagagtgcaagGTACAAGAGGATATCTGGACCCCATGTATTTCTATACCGGGCGTCTGACGGAAAAAAGTGATGTGTACAGCTTCGGTGTCCTGCTTCTGGAGTTGTTGACTAGAAAGAAACCATTTTCATACATCTCTTCTGAAGATGAAGGCCTTGTTTCACATTTTTCTACCTTATTCACACAAGGCAATTTGCCAGCAATTCTAGATCCGCAAGTTATGGAAGAGGGAGGCAGCGAAATGGAAGAAGTGGCAGCAATTGCAGTAATGTGTATAACATTAAGAGGAGAGGATCGTCCGTCCATGAAGCAAGTGGAGATCAAACTCGAAGGCACTCAAGCATCCAGGGGACATAAGGGGGATAATGTAAGAAATTGTCCATGGACTGCAGATGGAGGTAGGAGCGAGGTATTGTCCAGGCAGTATAGTATGGAAGAGGAGTTCGCTTCATCTTCAAGGTATCCTCGGTAG
- the LOC119273689 gene encoding wall-associated receptor kinase 3-like isoform X1 — MAATAAAMMMSPLLAGAEVYPAEAQGMPDCDITCGNMSVPYPFGMGPARCYWPGFNLTCNTSQRPAKLLLVLLEYPIHVTEISLQNNTVRLSSYFIMHIDPSHSTTFILRNFSGTPYSLSTGNEFILWGCNLQATLTGGGLEDFISGCASFCPSNVSDTNVETALRRRGRYCNGMGCCQANIPMSSNDIPTSFKLKELNKNDDQELTSQPVYVLIAEEGWFDQQQLSKEIAGQEKSEIPKVQVPLVLQWEVIEGLPRSADMKVHPGCPSEVAGKLCKSKNSDCKRGSRGYLCQCMDGYDKPGSNPYLADGCKGGRRPLSIGIYLGIGVAVGASIILFVLAGSFIHKKFKHRKAQMLRQKFFEKNQGQLLQQLVSQRADIAERMIINLDELEKATNKFDKARELGGGGHGTVYKGILSDLHVVAIKKPKAAIQKEIDEFINEVAILSQINHRNVVKFYGCCLETEVPILVYEFISNGTLYDHLHVDEPRSLSWNDRLRIATETARSLAHLHSTASVPIIHRDIKSINILLDDTLTAKVADFGASRYVPVDRSGITTRVQGTRGYLDPMYFYTGRLTEKSDVYSFGVLLLELLTRKKPFSYISSEDEGLVSHFSTLFTQGNLPAILDPQVMEEGGSEMEEVAAIAVMCITLRGEDRPSMKQVEIKLEGTQASRGHKGDNVRNCPWTADGGRSEVLSRQYSMEEEFASSSRYPR; from the exons ATGGCGGCCACAGCGGCGGCGATGATGATGTCGCCGCTCCTTGCTGGAGCAGAAGTTTATCCGGCGGAGGCGCAAGGGATGCCCGACTGCGACATCACCTGCGGTAACATGAGCGTGCCGTACCCGTTTGGCATGGGCCCAGCCCGGTGCTATTGGCCGGGGTTCAACCTCACCTGCA ATACGAGCCAACGACCAGCAAAGCTACTCCTCGTCCTCCTTGAGTACCCCATCCACGTCACGGAGATCTCCCTCCAGAACAACACGGTGCGCCTCAGCTCCTACTTCATCATGCATATTGACCCCAGCCACTCAACTACTTTTATTTTGCGCAATTTCTCGGGGACGCCCTACTCACTATCGACCGGCAATGAGTTCATCCTGTGGGGCTGCAACCTTCAGGCAACGCTGACTGGCGGTGGCCTTGAGGATTTCATCAGTGGTTGTGCCTCCTTCTGCCCCTCCAATGTAAGTGACACCAATGTCGAGACGGCACTGCGGCGTAGAGGAAGATACTGCAATGGGATGGGCTGCTGTCAGGCGAATATCCCCATGTCTTCCAACGACATTCCCACATCGTTCAAACTTAAAGAGCTCAACAAGAACGATGACCAGGAGTTGACGTCGCAGCCCGTATACGTGCTAATCGCAGAGGAGGGGTGGTTCGATCAGCAACAGCTGTCCAAGGAGATAGCAGGGCAGGAGAAATCCGAAATACCCAAGGTGCAGGTTCCCCTAGTTCTGCAGTGGGAGGTCATCGAGGGCTTACCCCGATCAGCGGACATGAAGGTGCATCCAGGCTGTCCATCGGAGGTCGCCGGCAAGCTCTGCAAGAGCAAGAACAGCGATTGCAAACGAGGGAGCAGAGGCTATTTATGCCAGTGCATGGATGGCTACGACAAACCCGGCAGCAACCCCTACCTCGCCGATGGATGCAAAG GTGGCCGCAGGCCCTTATCAATAG GTATATACCTCGGCATAGGAGTTGCTGTTGGGGCAAGCATCATACTATTTGTTCTTGCTGGATCCTTCATTCATAAGAAATTCAAACATCGGAAAGCGCAGATGTTGAGACAGAAGTTCTTTGAAAAAAATCAAGGACAATTGTTGCAACAATTGGTATCACAAAGAGCTGATATTGCAGAAAGAATGATTATAAACTTAGACGAGCTTGAGAAGGCAACAAATAAATTTGATAAAGCTCGTGAGCTTGGTGGTGGGGGGCATGGTACAGTCTACAAAGGGATCCTATCCGATCTCCATGTTGTAGCCATCAAGAAACCAAAGGCAGCGATTCAAAAGGAGATTGATGAATTCATTAATGAGGTTGCTATCCTATCACAGATCAACCATAGAAACGTTGTAAAATTCTATGGTTGTTGCCTTGAAACAGAGGTCCCCATATTGGTCTACGAGTTTATATCCAATGGTACCCTTTATGATCATCTTCATGTTGATGAACCAAGATCATTGTCATGGAATGATAGGCTACGGATAGCAACTGAGACTGCCAGATCTTTAGCTCATCTTCACTCAACAGCTTCAGTACCCATCATTCATAGAGATATCAAGTCTATTAACATACTTTTGGATGATACTCTAACAGCAAAAGTCGCAGACTTTGGAGCTTCAAGATATGTTCCGGTGGATAGATCagggatcacaacaagagtgcaagGTACAAGAGGATATCTGGACCCCATGTATTTCTATACCGGGCGTCTGACGGAAAAAAGTGATGTGTACAGCTTCGGTGTCCTGCTTCTGGAGTTGTTGACTAGAAAGAAACCATTTTCATACATCTCTTCTGAAGATGAAGGCCTTGTTTCACATTTTTCTACCTTATTCACACAAGGCAATTTGCCAGCAATTCTAGATCCGCAAGTTATGGAAGAGGGAGGCAGCGAAATGGAAGAAGTGGCAGCAATTGCAGTAATGTGTATAACATTAAGAGGAGAGGATCGTCCGTCCATGAAGCAAGTGGAGATCAAACTCGAAGGCACTCAAGCATCCAGGGGACATAAGGGGGATAATGTAAGAAATTGTCCATGGACTGCAGATGGAGGTAGGAGCGAGGTATTGTCCAGGCAGTATAGTATGGAAGAGGAGTTCGCTTCATCTTCAAGGTATCCTCGGTAG